One Methanomicrobiales archaeon genomic window, CTCACCCTCTAGGAAAGGGACGGATATGTTCGTCGAACACCTGGTCTACTCCATCGCCATCGCCATCCTGGCCGGCATGCTCTACCATCGGTATACCGCCCGGGATCCCTCCTGGATCATCGTGATCAGCGCCTTTGCCCCTGATATCGACCTGATCGCGCACACCGCGCTGCGGTCCCTGGGATTCACCGTCCTGTTCCACGGCAACCGCATCGCGCATGGCGACTTCCACAACATCGCGGTGATGGCACTGTATGCAATCGTCATCGCTTTCCTCCTCCACCCGCTGGGCGTACGGTTTCTGGACGCCCTCATCTTCGCTGCCATCGGATTTGCCGCACACCTCTTCGCGGATGCCCTGGTCTACACCCGGGGATATGCCATCTTCTGGCCTTTCTCGGATGCCGTCTGGGGCATCGGCATCCTGCCCGAGACACGGGACTGGTTCGGCCTGGCCAGCCAGGAGACGCTGATCGTCGGAATTCTGGCCGTTCTGGCCGCCGTTCTGCTGCGCACGGCAGTCGCCGGCCCCTGCTGGTGGACAGATGTCCAGCCTCTGCGGGCCCTGCGGCATGTACTG contains:
- a CDS encoding metal-dependent hydrolase gives rise to the protein MFVEHLVYSIAIAILAGMLYHRYTARDPSWIIVISAFAPDIDLIAHTALRSLGFTVLFHGNRIAHGDFHNIAVMALYAIVIAFLLHPLGVRFLDALIFAAIGFAAHLFADALVYTRGYAIFWPFSDAVWGIGILPETRDWFGLASQETLIVGILAVLAAVLLRTAVAGPCWWTDVQPLRALRHVLNGNPPP